The nucleotide window TGGTACCACCATCAACCCAACAACAGTCGataattctttaaaaaaatatatttttaatattttaaaataaatttagtaaaaactaaaacaaaaatcaatttagtcaaaattatTTTGGgtggaattttaatgaattaattaaTAGTTTGAAGAAGTTGGTCCAACTTATTTCTCATGCTTTCTTTCGCTTTAACTCATCTTAATTAATCATTTAATACGAATtaagatttaaataaaaaattcacaattcattttattaataaaattacttTGTAActctaaaatttatttaaaattattagagcaaatctttaataattaaatatcccTATTAcagttattaaattaattaattatataattaaatatccCTATTAcagttattaaattaattaattatatatcaTTGTCAACTTTATAGATTTGCTTTTTGACTCATAATGCCATGTAAGCATTAGGATTCTTATTAATTACTCAATGCCACCTCATCATCAGTTAAGGTTAAACTTCATCCTCATTTTAGACCCTTCCTTCCATAAATTACTAATTTGatacttatattttaatttgattaattttaatctCTATTATTTAactattgattttaattttaatttaattactgatcaaatgattaaattttactCTCATTATTGTTTAAATGCCTAATGTTATAAATTTAATCCATATTCTTCGATTGGATCATTTATTAGTTccttttgaaattttaatcttaTCGTAAACGGAGAATCTTTAAATCCATAGCTGTCTTTTTTAATCATATATAAAATAACAAGTTAACatggtgttatatatatatatatatatgataaacttATAATATGTGTCAGATCAGATTTTAAAAAACTTTACAATTCAACTGTTACTATTTCgtcaattttaaaattcataaagtataaaaattaaaatgatcaaattaaaatatataaactaaaTCAACAATTTATGGATAGTACAAGGACTAATGGCAGAAATTAACCTTTTTTTAATGAGAGGCAAGAGCATAATGATAACAAAAAGAAAAGAGTTAATTGCATAAAACATCATCAAACTCTTATCAATTTTTAAATTGTTCATGTTTCAATTCAATTGAAAATTCCAATACTAAAATACATAATGAGATTCAATTCAAGTTTTAAACTTTTCCAAGAAAAGCAAACATTTTGAAGGAAAATTTGTGGTTTTTAACTTTTGAACAAAGAAAAGGCAGCTCCTGGATGAAATTTCATCACCAGGTGTTGCAAAAAAATTAGtcctttcaaataaaaaaatgaagaagcAAAAAAAAAGCTGTTTTGATCTTTAAGACGTTTTCTTCAGATTGATATAGATATATATACCTGAGTTGAACTCGGTTTTTTGAAGAAGACCCTATTAGCTTTGAACTGAGTTTCATTGTCCACTCATTTCCAGCTTCCTCAATTTCcattgtatatgtatataagaCTATGAACATTGTGACTTTCAATATCCTTCGATTTAACGAATCCGTTTTCGCCAGTATCTTCTTCCCAAGGATTCGGACATAAAATTGTTGAATCCTTGTAAATTTCCACTTCGATAAATTTCTCTATTCATCCAAAATTGTTTCCTACGTTTCCTGTTTTCTTCGTTGTCGTCTACCATAAACAAGCATTTGGGGtttcttatttttgttttcttCGATGATGGCTTGTCCGGCAGATTCTACTTTCGTTTCCTGCACTGTTTTGGTCATCACCTCCATTTCTTTCACTTGTGCTTCGGTTAATACCTTAAGAAGTTCCAATGGAGTAGCTGCAGGATCGAGCTCCAAGCAACCCTTTGGAGTATTTAGAGCTTCTTGGCCTGTGAGCAAATATGAAGGGACCTGATGAGAAAACCGAAACAACTCTTCTCTTGGAATCATCCCTGTTTTACTTTGTTCAAAATGCTTCCTAAACACTGTCTTGAACCCAGGCACCTTAACAAGTGGTACAACAGCAACACCCTTTTGTTCATTGTAATCTTCGAGAACCTCAACCATGTCGTATCTGTGTATCACTTCATCAGGTGTAAGTTCATTCCAATCAGTAGACCAGTTCCTATAAAGAGCCCAAACATCTCCCTTCCTTGGATATATTTGGATTGCTCCTTTCCGGCCTTTCGACCACTTCACTTTGTGCGAAAACGAGTTAAGAGACTTATTAACTTCATATTTGCCTATCCAGAAATCCCCACTAGTTTTGTAAAAGCCTGAACCAATCCAGTTTAACGGAGCCAGTTCCGCATTGCTTTTAGAATTAAGCCAACTCATCCGTACTTTGAACGGTTTTAATGATATCACACCATGAATCATTGCATAATGACGAGGCatcccatcatcatcatcataagcAGCCCAAACCTGGTTCTCACCGAATGACTTTTCAGTACGATCCTGATCAAAATCATGAAAATCGGGATCTGGAACGTTCATGGACATTGGATCAGGTTCCTCTGTAGCAGGATCAAGATCGGTATCAACAGAGCAAGACATTTTGGGCTGATGAACACTAGATTTGATATCAACAAACTCCACAGATTTGTGTGCATCGCGTTTCATAGTCAAAGCATCTGTTCCATTTCCTTCATTGTTACCACTAAAGCCCTCATCGAATGCCTTTGGTTTATCCAAAGCAGCTGATAGAGAAGTCAGCTTCCACGAATTTAGTTTCTTGTTGATTTCTTTCTTAGCCAATTCCATCAAAATATTACGGATTTCCAGTGGCGAAGGCTGCTTTATGCTATTAGTTCTAGAGATTCCGGCATTATTTTCGAAACTGCTAACCCCTTCATTTCCCATGGCCGAGTGATTTCCCATCTTGGTTTCATCTATGCGCCTCTTCTTAGGTCTATGTTTCTTTCCTGCAAAACTAGAAACCGAAGCTGAAGATCCCATACCTAAACCTGCATCAGTTTTCTGGGAAGGATGACATTTCATGTGCAAGCTTTCCTTTATCGTGATATCGGCCTTTGTTTCTTTGTGCGCACGCTTTAATGTTTCGCTAGCTGCATTAGCAACACCAGTAGCTTGAGTGGTTGAATTCAGTTGAGACACATTTATGTTACTTCCTGAACTAGGGAACTGGCCTTTCCGGGAAATTTTTGTAGATGAACCAGAAAATCTTGCCTGTCCCTTATTATGAACCTGAAACTTCATGAAGTCGGAAAATGAAGTATATTTGCTACTGCTGTTTATAGCTGGGGCTGGTGTTTCAACAGCAAAAAAGGGTGTACGACAGTTGATACAAGGAAGATTTAAGTTGATGTAAACCCGAGAGTACTCGAAATGCATCTTACAAGAGTTGCAGGTTGTCCAAAAGGTATCGATTCTCGCTGAGCGAGGAGTAGGCTTAGAATAAGTAGCACCATTCCTACCAATGGTGTTCGAAATATTCTCATTGGTGAAATTTTGGGAAAAACCGTTATGACCGGTTGTCGTTGATGACGATGGTTTCACATGTGAAACATTAGTATAACTGCCCCTTAAGTTCCGTTTCTGGTCATAAGCAATTCTCTTCGCTTTATCAGACAACAAATTCCAAGCTTCAGATAGAATTTTGAAAGCCCCATCTGCACCAACGGATTTATTTTTGTCGGGATGAAGAACGAGAGCTAGCTTCCTGTAATGTTTCCGAATGGTATCCTCATCAGCAAATGGTTGAACAGCAAGCACCCGGTACCAGTCAACTTCTCCATTGATCTTTTTATCTGCGGATATGTACACGTCGAGAGTTGCAAGCAACTGAGAAAGACCATCAAGCTCAGGATACAAGTTTTGAGCCTTCAAAGCAAATCTTTTGGCCCCAACAACATCCATCTCCGCAAGTTTTTTCTCGGCAAGCTCTTTAGCTCTAATGGCCTCATCTTTGTTACATTCCATCTCTGCCTGTAGCTAACCGTTGCTGTGTCCTTCTTCAGTTCATTAACTGATTTGTCATTGAACACGATATTAGAACAGATTCTAACATTAAAAGATATAATCTAAATCCTCCAATGCATTACAAGACCAAAAATGGAAAACAATGAAACCGAGATTAGGCAGTTTGCAACTCAAGGATACATAAAGCAATAAGAATGAAAGCTTCTTGAGATTAATCAAATTCCATATATTCCAAAAACCCGAAAATGAGACAATAGTGactgaaataataaaaatacccGAGAAAGTgaatccattcaaactcaactcAAGCTTTACAGATTCGAAAACAACACATTGCAAGTAACAGATACAAACAAAAAGCTATACCGATATCAATCAAATTCCAGAAACTCTTTATCGGAAAATCTATTTGCTAAAGTACACGGGGAAGTAACTAATTTAAGAGTCAATGAAATCAAATATTGAACTTCCAAAAGAAGCACACAACAGATTTGGAAACAAATGTGTCTCAGAAAATGCTTTTCATCCAAGAAACTACTTAAAAAGGAGAAAAACAAGTGCAGGAAGGCAATTCATCGATCAATCAATGAACTTCAGTACCGAATTCTTGAAATAACTAAAACAGATTCTGAAACAACGAAATGCATAACCAATATAACAAACAAAGCACACAAAGGTCATTCAC belongs to Gossypium arboreum isolate Shixiya-1 chromosome 7, ASM2569848v2, whole genome shotgun sequence and includes:
- the LOC108471414 gene encoding uncharacterized protein LOC108471414, with protein sequence MECNKDEAIRAKELAEKKLAEMDVVGAKRFALKAQNLYPELDGLSQLLATLDVYISADKKINGEVDWYRVLAVQPFADEDTIRKHYRKLALVLHPDKNKSVGADGAFKILSEAWNLLSDKAKRIAYDQKRNLRGSYTNVSHVKPSSSTTTGHNGFSQNFTNENISNTIGRNGATYSKPTPRSARIDTFWTTCNSCKMHFEYSRVYINLNLPCINCRTPFFAVETPAPAINSSSKYTSFSDFMKFQVHNKGQARFSGSSTKISRKGQFPSSGSNINVSQLNSTTQATGVANAASETLKRAHKETKADITIKESLHMKCHPSQKTDAGLGMGSSASVSSFAGKKHRPKKRRIDETKMGNHSAMGNEGVSSFENNAGISRTNSIKQPSPLEIRNILMELAKKEINKKLNSWKLTSLSAALDKPKAFDEGFSGNNEGNGTDALTMKRDAHKSVEFVDIKSSVHQPKMSCSVDTDLDPATEEPDPMSMNVPDPDFHDFDQDRTEKSFGENQVWAAYDDDDGMPRHYAMIHGVISLKPFKVRMSWLNSKSNAELAPLNWIGSGFYKTSGDFWIGKYEVNKSLNSFSHKVKWSKGRKGAIQIYPRKGDVWALYRNWSTDWNELTPDEVIHRYDMVEVLEDYNEQKGVAVVPLVKVPGFKTVFRKHFEQSKTGMIPREELFRFSHQVPSYLLTGQEALNTPKGCLELDPAATPLELLKVLTEAQVKEMEVMTKTVQETKVESAGQAIIEENKNKKPQMLVYGRRQRRKQET